One Glycine soja cultivar W05 chromosome 7, ASM419377v2, whole genome shotgun sequence genomic window, ATGCAAAATGTAcggcattagcaaggagaaatggacCCAATTTTGCCAGAGCCATAGAGACCCTTCATGGGAGGTAACTAATttggaattttcatttttttaactttaaatgaacttattataatacattgtaatcatgagtttcattaatgtttcatttttacAGAATGTGCGAAAAAAAGCACAGGCCGTCCAAAAACAAAACACTGCCCCTCACGTgatgtctcgtgggggttatgaatatttagaaaaaaagttgatggatgagaagagaaagaaaaaattagagGAAGCAACTCAATCCGGAAGCACTGACACCGtcattgatcctccatctcccatcaaacgacacgtgaagtggaagctagcccgcaccaagaaaactggtGACATGACATCTGAagcagcaaaggaaattgctgacaagattgtaagtcactttcaattcataattgtaattattttttttattgtgtgattaagtataaaataaatgtgttcTTCACAGGATGCGCTTGAGGAGCAGGCCTCACAGGGTTCCTTTGTTACCCATGGACGTCATGATATactgactgctgccattgggcgaccagaacaccctggtcGTGTGCGTGCTATAGGAGCCGGTATAACcatcaaacaatactttggatcagCTTCAAGGACCTCCTCCATTGCTCCCGAATACCTGCAACAGTTGACGCAACAAATCAAGGACCAACTAGAGGATTCAATCACAGAAAAAGTCACTCGACGACTAATGTTATCCCTCAGTCaaatgcaatcacagggactcgCACTGCCTCCTGAACCTGATGTTGGTCCTTCAGctgctcgtgtcagcacaaaggagagttgtgttgatccctcagggaacgaTCTAGACACCGGTGACTCATACAAATGTGGGTTGTATATTGAAGAATATCCTTCTCGCCTGGTTGCCCtgggaagagtttatgagggatctacAACAATTCACAACATTCCTTTGCTGCATGATCAAgttaaggttggtgttgaggagatTAGAGATGTAGATGCTcccattcctgtacccactaaAGAGGTTAAGGTCATGGGACAGGCTCTTAACacattccttgcttggccgacacatctagtcaagcgtttatcagaacatgtattttagtgtcattaaatgcttatttttccaattaaaatgtttactgtgattaaattatgtcaattaattatgttggataaacagggagCTGTGAGACCCGCGAAACCTGCAGATAGGCCGGATgatgaggtcgatgatccgctatATCTAATGACATTTACCATTCCACAACTTTTTCTGAAGCcattgcaggttatgtgggatgctatcTTGTTTGGCCTATTTAATGAAAACtttcccttgtacataaagcatgaagatctgtctgaaattgcacatggtggtcaatgtctcagcatatctgttatacagttgtggattctgtaagtcaatttagattattgttagttacctaatttattgttttaccttcatgcataatttactttgtgttaacaacaataggcatatgactgagacaagtatgcgagctgGGAATatcgatgtgtatggattcctcgagccacagtatATCCAGAGATCTggccaatcacaatttgaatcagaaaattacattaaggactggatgcaaaattcaaaacgggatgtgtacctaggagcctacttgaatgggtaacttaaactcaacaaatgaatttaaataatgtataatagtataataacatatattggtctccactgcaatgcacattggcaaatggtcgtcattttgcctaaggaaaatgttgtcatttggttttgttcgttgcataataagccagacaactacctcaaaggcataattaataggtcagtgttgttttttaatacatttgcattagcattagtcaggtaaatcaaaattttaaatgtacaaTAAGAATCTATGTTTGTATTcaatagtgctttgaaaggacttgacgatactcaacaaagtaaatccaagcctcctgctaggtggattgttgttaaagtaagttatttaaacaatatgttttcacttatattttagtattgtgtagactaatttgtactgAACGTtgcatatctaaatttcataatgtatttagtgtaatagacaaaaaggaagcactgagtgtgggtattacgtcatgcattggatgtcaactataatcttaggaaatttccagaataattgggaaatggtaatttttgattcaccaaatttcatattattatgattgctaatatattattaacttatgttttattatatcatgcagtatttcactgatcctagaccattggaaccagaaagattgaaggcgcttcgcaACCAGTGGGCAAAGTACTAtttgaaagtgaaaaataaaacttaggATGTTTAGACAATCttgtaattgtaatttatatttacttgcttaatttacaattcatgtctcaacattaaatatgttttaaattcatagtaattagtaaatttcttattgaattttctggtaaaaactgtttcaaaacagaatgaaaattatatgttgtgtggtctgattttaaaatttgcaggttatttttgggatttattgaaaaaacagacatcatgttaaaagtaaatttctaaaacaacatcggtctttaaaaaaactgatgtgaaatgttacttacaacatcagtttttttaaaaactgatgttaaatgtcacttacctcaacattttttaacatcggtttttaaaaaaactgatgttgtaagtaacatttcacatcagtttttttaaaaaccgatgtgaaATGTCactacaacatcagttttttaaaaaccgatgtcaaatatcacatttaacatcggttattttaaaaaccgatgttaaatgtcacgatttatagatttataactttttttttcataattcatatcatataacatcgcctatttaaataaccgatgttaaatatcACTTACAAACatcagatttttaaaaaaccgatgtgaaatgttacttacaacattagtttttaaaaaaccgatgtcacATGTCacatttaacattggttatttaaaaaaccgatgttaaatgtcacttacaacatcagttttttaaaaaactgatgttgatttatagatttgtaattttttttccataatttGTATCATATAACATCGCCTATTTaactaaccgatgttaaatatcacttacaacatcagctttttaaaaaaccgatgtgaaatgttatttacaacatcagtttttaaaaaactgatgtcacatgtcacatttaacatcggttatttaaaaaaccgatgttaaatgtcacttacaacatcagttttttaaaaaatcgatgttaatttatagatttataatttttttttcataattcgtatcatataacatcgcttatttaaataaccaatgttgtatttattagttaacatcggttttgaaaaaccgatgttaatgatacTACTTTCCacatcggtactttcaacatcaattaataatcgatgttgaaagtcttaaataaccgatgttaaaaccttattttctagtagtgagagCTAGCTCTAGCtggccatttttgttttaactctTAAGAAAAAAGTTTAGGTGATGGGTCACACTAATTCATTAGAATCCAAACATGCTTTTAAGACTCATTAAACCTTATAAAAATATCTATAGATATTTCAccaataaaatattcatattaacaataaaattcaaactcatattcttatataatattaatttaatctttaccAACAACTgaactaattttatttgttatggaGAATATTTTGTCCCAAAACACACTTGATTTTGTACTAAAGTGGAAACTTTTTTCTTTGGTACAAAAAGTGGAAACTGCTAACATTAAATATTGGAGTGAGAAGTTATTAAGTACACAAAGATAATTATAAACACTTCTAAATcatgttataaatatattttttaagaagaaaaaaatctttttacatGTCACTGGTTGAATAAAATGATTATGACTAACATCCCACTTgtattaaatatcatttttaagtaCATGGACAAAAACTATAATATTTCCAAAACCATCCAATATTCTAGACATTCGTACGTAACACGTGGAATAGCCAGATAGGGCCAAAgcaatttaaatcaattcaccAATCACCATATCTTCTTTCCTTTCAATAATGCAAGATCTGGTTGAGGGTGGAATCGATGCCCACGCCACATACCACCACTTTCCTCTTAACGAGAAGGACTATCATCAATtacccaaaaagataaaaaggacTAATGCAACAGAGAGATAATTCAAGCAATTAAGACTTCTACCGTTACCTACCAATCAGTTTATTAATTACCATGTTTGTTAATCTTAATCGTGGTCGGAAAAATTGActgatatttctttttctctattcttaattatatttttttaatttacaaaattaaaatttaacatctcatttaaaaaaattgaacttaatATCATTCAGATTATgggagtttaatttttatatttaggttCCGTGTtgggttttttttaattgtcttgAACATATATGATTGGACCCTACCATGGAAAAATGATCATTATTATTGTATGTCTCACTTTTTCCATATCGTTTTTTACACTGgcaaattaaaagattaagaaaTTTTTCACCCAAAAGTGACAGCAAGAGCCGCTGAGAAACAGCGTTGGAAAGACCTCAAAAAGTTTTCCGTTAAAAAATGTTGAGTTATTCTCCTGTAAGGGAAAGGTATTTAGTTCCATTTTTGCTTCTTCAGAatgtaataataacaaaaaataattagaccTTAAAAACGAGATTAGAAAAAATCAACTTCATTAGAGTAAGAAAACCTTTTGTTTGATGTTTTttgcttccttaagaagattctaGCCGCCATGGAAGGATGAGAGCTATATAGCCGCCATGGAAAGAAATTAACAAGTCTTCAAAGAGGGTGATGACTTGGACAAATGAGAACCACTAGTACTCTACTACATTATTAGGCACGTATTTGTCTGTAGCCTTGGCTAGGTTTTCTTGAATCGTACACACCAAGGCTTATAGCTACTTTTTGTTTCAGACCTTTTCACTGTTACCCCTAgttgtcaacaaaaaaaaataaaaaatggagacTAAGACCAAGAAGACCCTATGTGGTCCTCGCTCATTAATTCTCTCATATCATTCATTCCTTTTTATATCAACTATTTATATGGTCATGTTTTCCTTATGTAACTTCTgagccttttttttcttctcataacCTTCTTCTGGATCTCTCTGGAAGTTATTATGGACACAAGCAGGTATGAGGGAAAAAGGGTCTTGAGGTACAAAGAGGAAGatgaaaatgatgatgatgaagaagaagaagaggtgagTGAGGTGGGTTTTGGAGAAGACAGAAGAAGGAATAAGAGAGTAATGAGAGATCTCCATGGAAAGAGATCAGGGTCCAAAGGTGGAGGCTCAATGCCACCTTCTTGTCAAGTGGATAATTGTGATGCTGATCTGAGTGAAGCTAAGCAGTACCACAGAAGACACAAGGTTTGTGAGTACCATGCCAAAGCTCCTTCCGTACACATGGCAGGGCTGCAACAAAGGTTTTGCCAACAATGTAGCAGGTTGAGAAACCCTAATTAATCTGTCTGAACtactaaaaatgaattttgtgaattttgttATGCGTGTTCTTATTGTTTGCATATCTTTTATTGAAGGTTAATCTTTGCTGTGAATTCTGCCTGAGGGAAAAGGTTTGATTAGAATTTTGTTAGTTAtgtatctgttttttttttttcaagcagCCCTAGCTAGTTTTTGAGGAAGGGAGAAAACCCTTCAATTTGAATATGGATGATGATTGGTGGGGAAATCTTGTGTCTTGCGCCAAGGCTCACTCTCTGCTTCTTTTGTTTCCAAGTATTTTTCTTCCGATTATTCAGCAGACTTTGTGTGTATTAAACTATTCGTgactttattgttattttttagcaACTATAAAAACGGAAAATCTTGGGTATGGAGGATTCTCCACATTACCCTGATTATAGAATGCACTTTTTATATAACATTGTAGAAAGTTAGAAACAAATGACGGAATTGATGTGCTCAAAGCCAATAATCCTATCACTACAACATTTTTAACCAATGTAATTCTTCTCTAAGGCAGGCATCATAGTTGACCTTGACcagatatttatattaatttagagACTAATCTCAAATGAATGTATATCTTAATTAGCACCAATATGTTATGGTATTGTTGGTAAATAATATTGTCTTTTAAACATTAAGTTAAAGATTTAGTCCTAGATACATATGCATGGTAAAACATCTATTTCTTGGAGAGATTAatcttttaaatgaattttaatatccgaaggattaatttttaactcgaCTTGAGTTCATCAAAAGATATATCTTAATTAGCAAATAGATTTATTGTAAATGGAGTTTACCAATATTCATCAAACTTTTAGTTTTCGATCATTTAGATTTGGAATCACATCTTTCCATTGGGTTGAGAAGACAAAATGGGTTTTATTGGTTAATTTTAACATGCCATCCAATACTATTGACAACCTTGATGCATAATTTAGGGGAATCCCCATTCATCATCACAAGACACGTCCTTCTTTCTGTTTTGTTGGTACATTGATGGTATAGTTGTACATAAACTCTCCTTTAGACCGCTGAAGGAAAATTTGATTCTGTTCTGATGTAAACTAAATCAACAGAAAAGGATATATTGCTCTCCATTGCAGAAAATAATTCGAGGTCTGATCTATAAAATTTCCTTATCAACTAATTAACTTTTGTTCAAAATGCTGTTTTTCAGATTCCATGAGCTATCAGAATTTGATGACTCAAAGAGGAGTTGTAGAACGCGGTTGGCTGGGCATAATGAGAGACGTCGCAAAAATGCAGTTGACTACCATGGAGAATGATTTCTTCTATGGGATGGACATTAACAATCATTGAGGCAAGCATGTGATTGAAATGAAATTTTCCATTGAAATCTTCATACTTAAATCATTGTTGCTGATCTCTAAGGATGCTCTCTATCTTCTGTCAATATTTTCATATGCAAACATTGTTGCTGTTCGTTACAATTATGAAAGGATAGTTCCACGTAgaacttttattatattttggttTGAGAGAAATGGAAAGAATGAAGGGATTTTAATGAGTTCCATGGTTTGGTTAAAAGATAATAAGTGATGAGAGGAGGAATTTTAGTTCCTTGTTTAGTTCTAAAATAAAGGAAGGGGGAGAGATTTTGATCGCTTTTCtcattaatttgattcaaaattttgaagaaagaaagaaaaagtgaagGAGTCAAAATCTCCTCTTGACCACTCTTTTTTGCCACCCCTTCAAAGTGGGGCAAAGTTGGAGGAGAGGAAAGCCCTCATCTCTAGCTATTTcaacaaattattttcttcCTCACTTAAAATCCGACCTTCCCCTCCCTTACCTTAACTCTTTCGCCTTTCAATCAAACCCTATTTGAAcatgacttttttttacaagtatttgtttcttttgtctattGCTTCAATTTATTAGCATTACAATTTCTCTGATATCTTGGAAGGACATTATTTTCAGTAGTATTGCCAAATTGccaataatattaattgtatcATAAATTTTGTCCAATTGATGGGACAATTCTAGTTAGCACcatcaaataattaatcaaattaaaaaatatcattgtcaAAGTGATAAAAGAATTATATCAAAAGTAATTTgatatatcttttctttttaaataactgTACGTAgcttgttaaaatatatttgacttAGATTAGCAGCATAGGCTTATATTCTTATATCATTTGAAATACTTTTGGTGTAATTAAGTAGCATGTATAGCAATACTTTTTCATATTCACAAATAATATTGGATGTTTTACCACCGCCACCagaagagtatatatatatatatatttagtagGGACTATTTAACAAAACTCAGTTATCTATACTAATCttgttttacttatttttggattatttaaaTGTCTACTGTAGCATTTAggtattaataatttaatttagacaAGAAAAATACTAATATGTGTTTCAATCCTATATGTCTCATCGTAGACTATAGTTCCCATTCCATCTTCATTTATGCATATTTATCTTTGTTAGACGTACAAgacttcaattaattttttcttatatgcgACAAGTTACAAATGCACTTGAAAAAGGtgaaacaaaaaagatttaCTGTGTACTACCAAAATATAAATGGATCACACCTAAGTGTATTGAAAGTCTTACATAACACGTAATCATGAGAAAAAATAGAGCATGCTGATTTTGTAAGATTGTGTTCAGCCAAACTCACTTTTAAGTGCACCATCTGATAGATGTCACTTGTTATTGTTCACATTTCTACTTTTATCTATTCATTTTGCTTGCTTGTGATTCACGTTAATTAGAACACTAGCTACATATCTGCCAAACTAATTAATCATGTACATGTACATACATCACCCCAGGCACCCATTCCTTTCACACCAGGGACATTTGTTGTAACTTACTAATTAATAATGTTAACGTTACTATTCAATGGATGATTTGTAAAGACTAATTAAAAGCATAATTTGGAGTTTGTACCTGTTGTCGAAGTCAGGAACTTCAATTTTTACTCGTCCTGTCTAAAGATTGGGAGTCTAGATGTGAAGATCTATTTTTGATTAGTGGATTAGACGTGCATTTAAGGCTGATGTGAACTGCTACGTTAAGTAATAATTATACATCCATTTTCTACAATGAAGGCAAAAGCTACTCCTATAATTTTCTCATTTCCACGATTTTAACTGAAGTGTTCTGGTTTGCCAATTTTGGTTTGTCTTTAGATAAGCAGTTGAGAATTTTTTAGGTTGTTCCTCATTTTGTTTCAAACCCTGTTTTAGCGCATATAAGTTCCGTTGCTTTTTCGTGCAGGTTTTAGTTCTTTTCTTGGGACCTTGTATCAttctaaaaataacaaaactctAAGTGTTTAGGTTTGGAGGTGAAACCAAACACATAGGCAGTAGGCTAGTAGCATGTTTGGAAATGTCTGAAACCTTCACGTTAAATGTATAAGAGATGTAGAAGCTACACGTGATAACTTTTCTGAAGACGTAGAAATTTGATTAATCATTTATGTCAAAATCTTTGGCAAGCTACgattcaatgaaaataaaagaatcagatgaaaaataaaacttttgatttttaaaaactctGGCAAGCTATTATCCaatcaagaaaaaaagatcaagtgattttttttgAACAATTTGGAGAATAGAACtcaaattttccttttctgcttctctacaaaatcaattttcattttttatcccattttaaagaaataaaaaagaatgaaagatttttttttctaatttatatctaacaaattaaattgttaGTATAAAAAGTGTGGATTTACACTAATCAGATAATCTATTATACTAATATTTGATGTGTTAGTAGTCTTTGTGTGAGTCCATATATATCAGTTTTCTGTACcagtaaaattatttgttaacataaatatcatttattaatGTTGACCTTCAATGTCTAAACCAataatttattctcttttaaaaaaaaattatgcaaatgGAGCAGCTAATAAGGTCTAACAGTTGACCGATACCTAAATTCTTTACCAaagattatatattatatatagagagagaaagaagaatttgttaagaaaaacaaaaattatttatgtaatttcaatgtctaaaaaaattaattttcaacaatCAGTTAAAGAATATGCTccatataaa contains:
- the LOC114419564 gene encoding squamosa promoter-binding protein 1-like isoform X2; its protein translation is MDTSRYEGKRVLRYKEEDENDDDEEEEEVSEVGFGEDRRRNKRVMRDLHGKRSGSKGGGSMPPSCQVDNCDADLSEAKQYHRRHKVCEYHAKAPSVHMAGLQQRFCQQCSRLIFAVNSA
- the LOC114419564 gene encoding squamosa promoter-binding protein 1-like isoform X1 encodes the protein MDTSRYEGKRVLRYKEEDENDDDEEEEEVSEVGFGEDRRRNKRVMRDLHGKRSGSKGGGSMPPSCQVDNCDADLSEAKQYHRRHKVCEYHAKAPSVHMAGLQQRFCQQCSRFHELSEFDDSKRSCRTRLAGHNERRRKNAVDYHGE